The following are encoded in a window of Megachile rotundata isolate GNS110a chromosome 2, iyMegRotu1, whole genome shotgun sequence genomic DNA:
- the LOC100881218 gene encoding uncharacterized protein LOC100881218: MALARIKSFIDTGLKTVSTPLDRTVNLEPEIGIRIVHSINEKALYVTVLGARHLPQNFGFTRVNSYVVKVKLIPGKEKFETTSKNESWPQWNEEFTFLLRKETKQKFGKTKVIEEEINGSRFIVATLYAILEDKPLIATDKKEADKDKTSSPVKESPKKAGKKKDGQAASSENQEPTKNKLFSQIFGKTSEKNTETTPVERRMYDKRRTVGATTISLDPKNFTNKPVKPKHASDVSTGDMWRPLRPITSGISGAEERRENKKGQVELSLCQEKSDKREEGSERLILSLHRLRCSLQTMHEHEALRGQMYIKISVVDNGRVTHFWKSDRFAPCVSMKFAPDMARVMADNPYQGALKNVSFVIKFVSKNKMGKKTTVGHLAIGPDVGGPYGEQWKQALAKPGQQIMKWQAFE; encoded by the exons ATGGCGTTGGCGAGGATCAAAAGTTTCATCGACACCGGTCTGAAGACGGTGTCCACTCCTCTGGATCGCACGGTGAATCTGGAACCGGAAATTGGCATTAGGATCGTTCATTCGATCAACGAGAAGGCGCTGTACGTGACGGTGCTCGGTGCTCGACATTTGCCACAGAATTTCGGCTTCACTCGCGTCAACAGTTATGTTGTCAAG GTGAAGCTGATACCAGGAAAGGAGAAGTTCGAGACGACGTCGAAGAACGAGTCTTGGCCGCAATGGAACGAGGAATTCACGTTCCTTCTGCGTAAGGAGACTaaacagaaatttgggaagacgAAAGTGATTGAAGAGGAGATCAACGGGTCCAGATTTATCGTGGCGACCCTGTACGCGATCCTCGAGGACAAGCCCTTGATAGCGACCGATAAGAAAGAGGCGGATAAGGACAAGACCTCGTCTCCCGTCAAGGAATCTCCAAAGAAGGCCGGTAAGAAGAAAGATGGCCAAGCTGCCTCTTCGGAGAACCAGGAGCCGACGAAGAACAAATTGTTCAGCCAGATATTCGGCAAAACGTCCGAGAAGAACACGGAAACCACCCCGGTGGAAAGAAGAATGTACGACAAAAGACGCACCGTTGGTGCAACGACGATTTCTCTGGATCCAAAAAATTTCACTAATAAACCAGTGAAACCTAAACACGCGAGTGACGTGTCCACCGGAGACATGTGGAGACCACTGCGACCTATCACAAGTGGCATTTCCGGAGCTGAAGAGAGG AGGGAGAACAAGAAGGGTCAAGTCGAGTTGTCACTGTGCCAAGAGAAGAGCGACAAGAGGGAAGAAGGCAGCGAGCGACTGATACTATCTCTGCATCGTCTGAGATGCTCGTTGCAGACGATGCACGAGCACGAGGCCCTCAGAGGGCAAATGTACATAAAGATATCCGTTGTCGATAACGGAAGAGTCACCCATTTCTGGAAGAGTGACCGTTTCGCGCCATGTGTGTCCATGAAATTTGCACCGGACATGGCGAGAGTGATGGCGGACAATCCTTATCAAGGAGCTCTGAAGAACGTCAGCttcgttattaaatttgtttcgAAAAACAAAATGG GCAAGAAAACCACTGTTGGCCACTTGGCGATCGGACCCGACGTAGGAGGACCTTATGGCGAACAGTGGAAACAGGCTTTGGCGAAACCAGGACAGCAGATAATGAAATGGCAGGCATTCGAATGA
- the crok gene encoding crooked gives MAYETSFRILLAALFVLCCIQQGLSIKCWVCRSDQDPKCADPFDNRTVPITDCKQEPELEHLQGVRPTMCRKIRQKVNGVWRYFRSCAYMGEPGIAGDERFCLMRTGTYNIFMEYCTCNSKDGCNAASYNHGSLLGLVLGLVISLRYILCHT, from the exons ATGGCTTACGAAACGAGTTTTCGTATTTTGTTGGCAGCATTATTTGTTCTCTGTTGTATTCAACAAG GATTGAGTATCAAATGTTGGGTGTGTAGATCAGATCAGGATCCAAAGTGTGCAGATCCCTTTGACAATAGGACTGTACCAATTACGGATTGTAAACAAGAACCGGAATTAGAGCATTTACAAGGAGTGAGGCCTACTATGTGTCGTAAGATTCGCCAAAAAG TCAATGGTGTATGGAGATACTTTCGcagttgtgcttatatgggagAACCTGGAATTGCAGGAGATGAAAGATTTTGCCTTATGAGAACAggaacatataatatatttatggaGTATTGCACATGCAATAGTAAGGATGGCTGTAACGCTGCATCCTATAATCATGGAAGTTTGTTGGGCTTGGTATTAGGTTTAGTAATTTCATTGAGATACATACTTTGTCATACTTAA